The sequence tatttttagaataggTTTAtgttccttaaaaaaaagaatagattTATGTTATTCTTAAAAGAcatttctaacatttttcttaCACATCtatgtttgttagttttttatcctattattattttattttatatatatatatatatatatatatatatatatatatatatatatatatatatatattactgtaACAATGCTATTTTGCACGAATTGCACTAACACGAATTACATATCTGACagattattattttctaaaacaaatattaattgaaaatctaaaaatatatccAATATCTTATAATAGAATACACAGCTTTGTGCGTATTTGACGAATTAATTTTCGTACtaaatatcattttcattttcattttcattttcattattattattattattaaaattgcgGATCCAACCGgaactataattatatttaagttaaaaaaacattttatgaaTATTTACCGGAAAAAGTATGAAACTTCTAagcttcaataataataataataatctcttccacaacaacataataataataataaattatatattttggagCTGTACACAGCTCTAGCATCTAGAGAAAGAATGCAAATCTGAATTCTAAGTTGCACTTGCATCCTTTTCCTATGTCACTGTGCATGGGACACAGAATTGGGTAATCACGAaatccctttcttcttcttctcccacACAAAATCCCTTCAATGCTCCACTTTTCAACGCTCCGAATTCCCATTCCCATTTCTAGGTACTGTATCACCTCAATTTCCTCATTCTCTTCCTTCGTTCTTCTCAATTCAACCTCCATTGCTCATAATTTCCTTTGCTGAAGACACCCCCACTTCGTGATTCACTTTTTCGGAGCTCAATCTAGCTCTTGCAGATCTTGGGTTTCACCCCAAACTTCGTGTGAATCTTGAATTCcaatgaaataaataatctttcttttttttgttattattattattatgaacaCCCAAATGGAGATTTCCAGTGGAGGTTGTTCTCCTAGGATTAGGTCTGAATATTCAAGAAAAGAGGGATCCGAGGGAACCCCTTTTCAGCACATGGAACTCTCTGATCGTGATCGCAATTTCCAAGTCCAATCGATGAACGCTTTGGAAATTCTGAGAGAAACCGTCAGGATCCTTAGGTTCAATTCGTGGGGTTTCATGGCAATCGCTTTTATGCTTATTTGTCCTGTTTCTGCTGTGCTTTTATCTAATGTAATAGTGGATGAGTCTATTGTCAAGAATCTGTCCATCAGACTTATGTTGGTTGCACAGACTAGTGGTCTCCCTCTCAGACCAATCATCAAACAGTCTTGTCAGCGGTTCGCGGAGACCGTGGTTTCATCGGCCATGTGCTTTCCTTTCTATGctacgttgttgttgttgtcaaaGGCTGCGGTCGTCTACTCCGTAGATTGTACTTATTCGAGGAAGAAGTTCGATGCTTCCAAGTTTTGTGTGATTGTTGCCAAGTTTTGGAGGAAGATCCTGTTCACATATATGTGGGTGTGTACGGTTATAGTTTGCTGCATTACATTGTTCTGTGTTTTCCTTGTTGCGTTCTGCAGTGCTTTGGCTGTTCTTGGGTTTTTACCAGATGTTGTTGTGTATTGTGCAATGCTGGTTGGGCTGGTTTTCTCGGTTGTCTTTGCCAATGCCATAATCATCTGCAACATTGCGATGGTGATCTCGGTGTTGGAGGATGTTTCGGGAGCGCAGGCTATGCTTCGGTCAAGTATTTTGATCAAGGGTCAGACGCAGGTGGGTCTGCTGATATTTCTCGGATCAACGATAGGAATGGCCTTTGTGGAGGGCTTGTTTGAGCACAGAGTAAAGACACTGAGCTATGGTGATGGATCTTCGAGAGTGTGGGAAGGGCCGCTCTTGGTGGTAATGTATTCATTTGTGGTGCTTATAGATTCCATGATGAGTGCAGTTTTCTATTTCAGTTGTAGATCTTCTAACATGGAGATCTCAGATGTTGAAGGCAAGTCAATTTTAGAAACTATGGCCATTTCTGCTGAATCAATGGGCATTCAATGACATTGCCGGCATGATATTGACTGTATGCCGATTGAATGAATAAGATGCAGAGGGACGCTGTAAGAGATTGTTCCCAGAAAATTGTGTTGCCATTGAGGAtccttgcaagttgcaacaatTCTTCTTCTGAGCATTGAATAGGAGAGCTATGTAGATTGAATGACTTTGGATGGCTTTTACCTTGATGAGCTTGCTCATTTCAGCGTACGGAAATTGCTTCTTTTAGTTATATTACAAACACGGAGAAACATTAAGCGGGATAGTCAATGTATTTGTTTTTGGAGTGTCAGTGGAAAAGCTAATATTTTATAGACAAATggaagaaattaatttaaattgaaccACATTTCTATTGTTCCCTTGTGATACACAGTTTGATCTTTAGTTTCAAACATCAATGAACTACAATTAGCTTATTTAGACCGATATGCTCATCTCTAAAATCTTTACTATTTGAGAAAGATGTGAAAGGTGAGTCTATCAAATTCAGTTCTTATATCTGTCTCTGTCTTTTACAAATATCTCCTGATGCTTAAAAgtatatttctttctttgttatAAAATGGTTAGGGGTCTTTCAAGGCTAAGGCATGCGACAAGCCTCACTGAGAGATCTTAGGTTGGTATGTATAAATCTGTCTACTAAGGGAAAGTACTTGCTGTGATGTTTGAAAGTTTGTTTTCTAATTCAATGGACTTGATgccttttacaattttttaatacattgtttaattttatacatataaagaATCTGTTCATCTGTTGATAATCAGTATGCACCAAGTGGATTCTTGAATAAGTATACTGAGCTCATTTGCATTGAGAAATCTCTATATGTAGATTACTGTCTAAGGGATTCACCTTCTGACTTTGCTTGCATTGAATGATCTTTCTATGTGTGCCTAACCGCTTATTCCTTCTAGTTCTATGTATTTTTTTGATCCATAGTAATCGAATTCAGGTATTAGGggtttaaaaaatactactataGTATAGTGTAGTTTGGTGATCTGCCCCTGCAATTTGCAACGAAGGTTAGAATGGCCATTCTACTTCCCTGGGTGAAAGCAGTAACTTTCTACTTGTGAAAGCAACAAAGGTGCTGAACAAAATGGATGCTGACATATGAATTGGCAGAATTGCCCTGGTGCACCTTCCTTTTTGTACACGATGATCCACTACCATCTAAGAGAGCAAATGATACTGCTGTTGGGGTTTCTTTCATAAGGCAGGCAGGGTATAATGATTCGAATTTTGGTTTGGTTAATGGCACATTTGGGGTTGGTATTTTTCTCGAGCTTTTTATGACTGTATGCCTGAAAGATTATTTAGTATCCTATTTCATTGTAAGAGGAGTGTCCGGAACACCCTATTTTAACACATTTTcctattgattaaaatttatttaaaattataaaattataagagataTTCTTTAAATAAGATGCAAGATCCACAAAATTATGAGTTCCAATAAAATGGATGCCTGCACACACGGAAACTCGCACAGATCAGAAAATTTGTTTAGTGGGAcaagaaaacaatatatatatatttttatatcaatgACAAGgtaacaatatattttatctttacagaagtaaaatattataaatttttacgaaatatataattttatgataaaaaaaattcaaattacttATATTCT comes from Glycine soja cultivar W05 chromosome 20, ASM419377v2, whole genome shotgun sequence and encodes:
- the LOC114401552 gene encoding uncharacterized protein LOC114401552, giving the protein MNTQMEISSGGCSPRIRSEYSRKEGSEGTPFQHMELSDRDRNFQVQSMNALEILRETVRILRFNSWGFMAIAFMLICPVSAVLLSNVIVDESIVKNLSIRLMLVAQTSGLPLRPIIKQSCQRFAETVVSSAMCFPFYATLLLLSKAAVVYSVDCTYSRKKFDASKFCVIVAKFWRKILFTYMWVCTVIVCCITLFCVFLVAFCSALAVLGFLPDVVVYCAMLVGLVFSVVFANAIIICNIAMVISVLEDVSGAQAMLRSSILIKGQTQVGLLIFLGSTIGMAFVEGLFEHRVKTLSYGDGSSRVWEGPLLVVMYSFVVLIDSMMSAVFYFSCRSSNMEISDVEGKSILETMAISAESMGIQ